In Pirellulales bacterium, one genomic interval encodes:
- a CDS encoding rod shape-determining protein, whose protein sequence is MDQAIVDHLRRSHALRIGLSTAEQLRMELGSAWPIDDQRSTEVCGLDLANGLPRRMEINAAEVRAALAAPLEKILETIRTTLDRCSPDLVSDLVDRGVQLCGGGALLAGVDRWITQRTGLPAHVAAEPLTAVVQGTLTCLEHLDTWRSFVESSDASF, encoded by the coding sequence AAATGGATCAGGCCATTGTCGACCATTTGCGCCGCAGCCACGCCTTGCGCATCGGTTTATCGACCGCCGAGCAATTGCGGATGGAATTGGGCAGTGCCTGGCCCATCGACGACCAGCGATCAACCGAAGTCTGTGGCCTGGATCTGGCCAACGGACTGCCGCGACGCATGGAAATCAACGCCGCCGAAGTCCGCGCGGCATTGGCCGCCCCGCTGGAAAAAATTCTGGAAACCATTCGCACCACGCTCGACCGGTGCAGCCCCGATTTGGTTTCGGATTTGGTCGATCGCGGCGTGCAACTATGCGGCGGCGGCGCACTGTTGGCCGGTGTCGATCGCTGGATCACCCAGCGCACCGGGCTGCCCGCCCACGTGGCCGCCGAACCGCTCACAGCGGTCGTGCAAGGAACGCTGACTTGCCTGGAACATCTCGATACGTGGCGCAGTTTTGTGGAATCGAGCGATGCAAGTTTCTGA